From the genome of Aliarcobacter lanthieri:
AATTTGTATAGCTCCATAAGCCCATCTATGTCTTTGTGTTTTAAAAGCTTCAACTGTATCAGGAAGTAATCCATAACCATATCTTCTATTTGTATAGTGAGCTATATATCCAGCTTCAAAAAGTCTAAGACCTAGTTCACTATCTTCAACTATTGTATCAGTTCCCCAACCTCCAACTTCCATCATGGCATTAAGTCTTACCATAACCATTGTACCATGGACAACTATCGCATTTTCTTCATTTCTATCAACCATACCAATATCAAAGAAACCTGCATATTCAGCGTTCATAGCAGCTTTTATCACACTTTCATCACCATCTCTATGATCTTGTGGTGCTTGAACAATAGCAACTTTTGGATCATCAAAAAGTGGAACTAAATCAATAAGCCATGAAGGTTCTATCTTGTAATCAGCATCAATTACAGCTACAATCTCAGCATTTTTATCTGTATATTCTAAAGCAGTATTTAAAGCTCCTGCTTTAAATCCTGTACAAGTAATATCTAGATATTTGAATTTTTCTCCTAATCTTGCACATAATTCTTTTATTGGAGCTTTATAATAATCTTCTGGAGTATTATTTATGATAACTAAAACTTCATAGTTTGGATATGTTAGTTTTGAAAGACTTTCCAGAGTTTCAGCTAAAACATGTGGCTCTTCTTTGTATGCTGGAACATGTATAGATACTAAAGGTGCATTTTGTGATTTTAAATCCAATGGTATAAGTCTTGAGGGAGGAACACCAAGAGAACTTCTAAATAGTTCATTTGCTTTTGCTAAAGTTATAATTACAAGAGGAATCATCAAAAATGTTCCCATACCCCACATAACCCACATACCAAAATTCATATAATTTACAAATGGATAAATGGCAGCCATAACTATACCAAATGCCATACCTTGTGCAGCAATAGCATAGGCAAAAGCATGGCTAATATTTACTCTTTGATTTTTTAGTCCAAAAATAGTTAATAATGCTCCAATCATAATAGCAGCAATCATTTGATATAACCAATATTGATTTAACTCAACTTCACCAGCTAATTGGAATTTTAATGCACGATTAGTAGTAAATATTCCCCAATATTGACCTACATTTCCTTCATCATAACCTTTCCATGGTTGGTCAAATGCTTCGATAATATTATAATGCCAAGCTTTTTCATGTGCAAGGTTTACAAACCCACGAATAGCTTGTGCTTGATTTTTTATACTTGGAACAGCACTATTATTATTGTATCCATGACTTGGCCAACCAGTTTCCCCAATAACTATTTTTCTATTTGGAAATAATTGTTCAACAATAGTATATTTTTCAACTATAAATTCATTATATCTATCTATTGGAACTTTTTCCCAATAAGGTAAAATGTGAATAGTTAAAAAATCAACATGAGAAGCCAATTCAGGATGTTTTTCCCATTGATCCCAAGTCTCTGCCGTTGTTATAGGTTTTTGTGTTAAACTTTTCATAAAATCTATATAAGCATATAATTCTAAAGGTTCTATATCTTTTCTTAAAAGTACCTCGTTTCCTACTATTACAGAATCTATTCTATTTGGATACTCTTGTAAAATTTGTAGTGCTCTTTGTATTTCAAGATTATTTTCTTGAAAATCTTTTCCTATCCAAAGCCCTAAATCAATTGGTAGGTTTGAATCTTTACTAGATTCTAAAATTTTATAAGCTTCTAAAGTTCCATAAGTTCTTAATTTATTTGTAAAATTTGCTAGCATATTTACATCATAATTAATCTGTTCGCTAGATAATAGTTTTTTATCATACCCTTCAAAAGGTGAGTAAGATAAAGATTCAATCTTTTCAAATGAGCTTTCATTTAGTGTTACTAAATTGTCTCTTGACAACCAAAAAAAGACTTGAAAAAGTCCAGCCATTATAAGACCTAAGATAATATATCTCAAAAAAAATCCTTCTACAAAATATGATGGGAATATTAACATTATTTTGTTACAATAAAACTTATTAGAATTTTAATAAGGATTTATTTTGAATTTTATTTTTTTAGCATTTTTAACTTCTTTAGTTGCAACTTTAGGGAGTTTATTTTTTTCAGAAATTATGCATTTTGTACCTTGTAGTTTGTGTTGGTATCAAAGAATTTTTATGTATCCTTTAGTTTTTATTTTTTTAATAAACCTTTTATATCCTGATAAAAATGTGTTTAAATATAGTTTTCCTCTAGTATTTATTGGTATTACAATAGCAATTTATCATAATCTACTTGTTGTTGGAATAATTCCTGAAACATTATCTCCATGTGTGAGTGGAGTTCCTTGTAGTGTCGATTATCTAAATTATTTTGGATTTATAACTATTCCATTATTATCTTTTGTTGCATTTTTTATAATCTTTATTCTTTTAGTTGCCTATAAAAAAAGGGTTTCTTAATCGTTTGTTATCTTTTTTTCGTTAGAGTTTCGGAAAAATTTGAAAAGGAAATTTGAATGCAAAATAAAAAATTGGTCTTTGGTTCTTTGTTAGCTATTATAGTGCTTTTTGTAGGGTTTACATTTTTTTATCAAAATGAGCAAAAAAGTGAGCAAATAGCAACTACTGGTGATATAAATGAAGTACTTTTAAGAGATTACTCTTTTAAAATGGGAGATAATGCAAAAAATATAAGTGTTGTTGAATTTTTAGATCCAGAGTGTGAGTCTTGTGCTATTTATAGTCAAGTAGTAAAAAAACTTTATAGAGAATACTATAAAGATATTCAAATTGTTGTAAAATATTTGGATAACCATAAAAATTCAAGATTAACTATACAAATGCTTGAAGCTGCAAGAGTTCAAGGAAAATATGAAGATGTTTTAAATATGATGTTTGAAAAGCATCCATTATGGGCTTCTCATTATTCAAGTGTAGATAAACCAGAACTATTATGGCAATTTTTAAAAGAGATACCATCTTTAGATATTGAAAAACTAAAAGAAGATATGAAAAATCCTAAAATTGATGAAATTATAGCTCAAGATAGAAAAGATGCAGAATCTTTGGGTGTTAGAGGAACACCTACACTTTATGTAAATGGAGTTTTATTAGAAAAATTATCTGATAAAGCACTTTTTGATTTAGTTGAAAAAGAGATTTATAAATAATGGAAGTTATAGCTACTTTAATATTAACTGCTATTTTAATTATTTTATTTATATATTTTAATAGCAAGAATATAGTAAGAAAAACTCAATCTAAATTAAATATAATCAATCAATATAAAAATGCTCTTTTAAAAGTTTTAGAAGAGCATAAAGATGATAAAGATTTACAAACAAAAAATAAAATTGAGTTTTTAAAAAAAGTTAATCAAGAATTATCTATGAATATATTTTTTGAAAGACATGAAGTACATATTGTTTTAGAAGAATTATCAAAAATGGAGTATAAATGAAAAAAGTAATTATTAGTGCTTTAGCTATTTTATCACTTTTATTTATTGGTTGTGATAGTAGCTCTAGTATAGATTCAAAAGCATTAGCAAAAAAGAAAATTGAAGAAGATAATAAAGAGTTTATATCTCAATCTTTTGTTTTATTAACAACAGATGAAAAATTTATTAGTTTTAAAAGTACGGAAAGTGGATTGGATTTTGATGAGTTTAAAGGAAATAAAGCTGTAATAATAGATGTTTTTGCAACTTGGTGTCCTCCTTGTATAGAATCTATTCCTAAACTTAGAGAAATAAAAGAGAAATATAAAGATGATTTAGAAATTGTTTCTGTTTTATTTCAAGATGAAAAAACAGTTGAAGAGATAAAAGAATTTATAAAAGAGTATCAAATAAATTATCCTATTACTATGGGTGAAGAAAATGATAAACTTGCACAAGAGTTAAATGTAAGAAAAATTCCAGAAATGTTTTTATTTTCAAAAGATGGAAAATTTATACATAAATTTATAGGTAATGCTCCAAAAGAAGAACTTGAAAAATATATAAAATTTGCTATTGAGAACTAATTTTAGTTCTCAATAAAAAATCTCCCAGTAAAAAATCTATTAAATTATAAAATTTAGTTATTTTATTAATTAAAGTATATTATGGCATAATCTTCAAAAATTATTTTTATGTTACAAAATACGTAATATAAGATGAAATGACTATATAATGAGATGTGTTCTAGGTATAATAACTGATGGTAAAAAAATATTATTGTTGAGAAAAAATAATCCAGATTGGCAAAGAGGATTATATAATGGTATTGGTGGAAAAATAGATATAGATTCAACTCCTATTGATACTATAATTAAAATTTCTAAAGAAGAAATTGGATTAGATATTTTAAATTGGAATGAATTAGAAACTATCATTCTAGATAATGGAATAGAATTAACATATTTATTATCACTTGTAGATGAAGAACAGATAAAAAAAGCTAAAAGTTTAACTGATGAAAGATTAGAAATCTTTAATATAGATAAACTACCAAGAAATATAATAAAAGATTTTAAAGAACAATTAAATAAAGTATTTTTTAAAGTTGAAGAAAAGAATAATAAAATTAAGAAAATATTTATATCTACATTAGTTATTGTACTTTTTCTAGTATCATCTTTAATGGTAATAGGGAAAGTTACAAAAGGAAATTTTTTATATTATCTAACAAAAGAGAAAGCTGAAGAAGATATGGATAAAAAGATTCAATTTAAAAAAGGTTTTACAGAACGTATTTTTGGAACAATGTAATTATAATATATCTCTTAATTCTTCTAAACTATTTATAAAATATTTTGCTTTTGAAAAATCTTGTGATACTGTAAATTCATTTTTTACAACAATGCAATCTATATTTGCATTAAAAGCTGATGTTAATCCTCTTTGTGAATCTTCAACTACAAAACATTCATAATCTTTTGCAACAAATTTTTCTAAGCCTTTTAAATATGGTTCTGGATTTGGTTTTGCTTTAGTATAATCTTCTACACAAAGAACAAAATCCATAAAATCAACTATTCCTCTATTATTATGAATTAACTCAAAATCAACTCTTCTTGAAGTTGTAACTATTGCCATTTGATATTTTTTTGATAAATCTTTTAAAATATTTTTTACATTTGGTATTGATATATCTTTTGTTTGTAAAAACTCTTGATAAAAACTATCTCTTAACCTTCTATGTTTTTCTATAATACTTGCATCAATATTGTGAAGTTGTGCTAATTCAAAAGCACTTCCACCCTTTATCATAATATTTTGATAAAAATCCATTTCAAGATTTAAACCTAAAAGAGCAAGAGCTTTTTTATTTGCTTCAAAGTACCATTTTTCTGTTTCTACTAAAACACCATCATTATCAAAAAGTATATATTTTTTCATTGAATTTCCATAAATTTTAGGTATAAAAAAAGGAAGCTTCCAAGAGCTTCCTTTCTTTATTATAGGAGGAGAAAAAAAGTTAAATATATTAACTTATGAAAGAATTATAATCTTATCTAATTAACCCTTCCTAAATAAAATATTAATAAAAAGTAAATACGATAAAATATATCTTATTTTTCCCATTTAGCCTTTGGAGCTTTATAATTTAAAATCTTTTCTAATAAATCATCTATATTATCACTAACTATTAACATATCAACATGTTCTTGTTTTATAAATCCTTCAGTTGCACAATTTTGTAAAAATTCTAATAATTTATCATAGTAACCATTTATATTATAAAATGCACATGGTTTTGTATGGTAACCAATTTGTGCTGATGATATTACATCAAATATTTCATCAAATGTTCCATATCCACCTGGAAGAGCTATAAAGCCATCGCTTAATTCTTCCATTTTTGCTTTTCTTTGATTTATTGTTTCAACTTTATAGATAGTTGATAATTTTTCATTTTCTAACTCTTTTGATGCTAAATCAAAAGTTATGACTCCAATAACTTGATTATTTAGTCTTAAAGATTCATTTGAAATTATTCCCATAATTCCTTGTTTACTTCCACCATAAACAATATTAATATTATTCTTGGCTAGTTTTCTTGCAAGGTTTATAGCTTCTTCTTCATAGATATCGCTATTTCCAAATGCAGAACCACAATAAATTGCTAAATTCATTATTTTTTCTCCTTTTTAGTATATGGTTTTAACATTAATAACATCTTTGGTAAAAGTAGTAAATCAGCTATTAAAACGCTTATCATTACAACTCCTGTTAAAAGTCCAAAGTATATTGTAGGAATAAGATTTGAAAGCATTAAAATCGAAAAACCTATTACTATAAC
Proteins encoded in this window:
- a CDS encoding glycosyltransferase family 2 protein: MRYIILGLIMAGLFQVFFWLSRDNLVTLNESSFEKIESLSYSPFEGYDKKLLSSEQINYDVNMLANFTNKLRTYGTLEAYKILESSKDSNLPIDLGLWIGKDFQENNLEIQRALQILQEYPNRIDSVIVGNEVLLRKDIEPLELYAYIDFMKSLTQKPITTAETWDQWEKHPELASHVDFLTIHILPYWEKVPIDRYNEFIVEKYTIVEQLFPNRKIVIGETGWPSHGYNNNSAVPSIKNQAQAIRGFVNLAHEKAWHYNIIEAFDQPWKGYDEGNVGQYWGIFTTNRALKFQLAGEVELNQYWLYQMIAAIMIGALLTIFGLKNQRVNISHAFAYAIAAQGMAFGIVMAAIYPFVNYMNFGMWVMWGMGTFLMIPLVIITLAKANELFRSSLGVPPSRLIPLDLKSQNAPLVSIHVPAYKEEPHVLAETLESLSKLTYPNYEVLVIINNTPEDYYKAPIKELCARLGEKFKYLDITCTGFKAGALNTALEYTDKNAEIVAVIDADYKIEPSWLIDLVPLFDDPKVAIVQAPQDHRDGDESVIKAAMNAEYAGFFDIGMVDRNEENAIVVHGTMVMVRLNAMMEVGGWGTDTIVEDSELGLRLFEAGYIAHYTNRRYGYGLLPDTVEAFKTQRHRWAYGAIQILKKHWREFKPSSKKLTPAQKNKFVAGWFFWLSDAMGPIMAIMNIIWVPVIIFVGVTIPTIPLTIPIITAFIVNILHTFILYRTKVKARFKDIFLSSIASMSLQLIIFKAVFDGFIKDGLPFKRTQKGGKAKKGSSPIKYEMILAILLTTAFVSLIYTNNTGIIEIYVFAATIFIQTIPYISAIIMRILELYSIKNQKS
- a CDS encoding disulfide oxidoreductase codes for the protein MNFIFLAFLTSLVATLGSLFFSEIMHFVPCSLCWYQRIFMYPLVFIFLINLLYPDKNVFKYSFPLVFIGITIAIYHNLLVVGIIPETLSPCVSGVPCSVDYLNYFGFITIPLLSFVAFFIIFILLVAYKKRVS
- a CDS encoding DsbA family protein translates to MQNKKLVFGSLLAIIVLFVGFTFFYQNEQKSEQIATTGDINEVLLRDYSFKMGDNAKNISVVEFLDPECESCAIYSQVVKKLYREYYKDIQIVVKYLDNHKNSRLTIQMLEAARVQGKYEDVLNMMFEKHPLWASHYSSVDKPELLWQFLKEIPSLDIEKLKEDMKNPKIDEIIAQDRKDAESLGVRGTPTLYVNGVLLEKLSDKALFDLVEKEIYK
- a CDS encoding TlpA family protein disulfide reductase, whose product is MKKVIISALAILSLLFIGCDSSSSIDSKALAKKKIEEDNKEFISQSFVLLTTDEKFISFKSTESGLDFDEFKGNKAVIIDVFATWCPPCIESIPKLREIKEKYKDDLEIVSVLFQDEKTVEEIKEFIKEYQINYPITMGEENDKLAQELNVRKIPEMFLFSKDGKFIHKFIGNAPKEELEKYIKFAIEN
- a CDS encoding NUDIX domain-containing protein, which produces MRCVLGIITDGKKILLLRKNNPDWQRGLYNGIGGKIDIDSTPIDTIIKISKEEIGLDILNWNELETIILDNGIELTYLLSLVDEEQIKKAKSLTDERLEIFNIDKLPRNIIKDFKEQLNKVFFKVEEKNNKIKKIFISTLVIVLFLVSSLMVIGKVTKGNFLYYLTKEKAEEDMDKKIQFKKGFTERIFGTM
- a CDS encoding HAD family hydrolase produces the protein MKKYILFDNDGVLVETEKWYFEANKKALALLGLNLEMDFYQNIMIKGGSAFELAQLHNIDASIIEKHRRLRDSFYQEFLQTKDISIPNVKNILKDLSKKYQMAIVTTSRRVDFELIHNNRGIVDFMDFVLCVEDYTKAKPNPEPYLKGLEKFVAKDYECFVVEDSQRGLTSAFNANIDCIVVKNEFTVSQDFSKAKYFINSLEELRDIL
- a CDS encoding TIGR00730 family Rossman fold protein; the encoded protein is MNLAIYCGSAFGNSDIYEEEAINLARKLAKNNINIVYGGSKQGIMGIISNESLRLNNQVIGVITFDLASKELENEKLSTIYKVETINQRKAKMEELSDGFIALPGGYGTFDEIFDVISSAQIGYHTKPCAFYNINGYYDKLLEFLQNCATEGFIKQEHVDMLIVSDNIDDLLEKILNYKAPKAKWEK